The following are encoded in a window of Panicum virgatum strain AP13 chromosome 5N, P.virgatum_v5, whole genome shotgun sequence genomic DNA:
- the LOC120673744 gene encoding universal stress protein PHOS34-like: MASAAAPADAAAGAGRRRIVVAVDEGEESAHALAWCLANVVSPAGGDTLVLVHARRPPPVYAAMDSAGYMLTSDVLASVERHASAVSAAAVDKARRLCAGHPHVAVETLVESGDPRDVICDAADKVGADLLVMGSHGYGFIQRAFLGSVSNHCAQNCKCPVLIVKRPKE, from the exons ATGGCATCCGCCGCTgcccccgccgacgccgccgccggagccgggcgccgccgcatcGTGGTGGCCGTGGACGAGGGCGAGGAGagcgcgcacgcgctcgcctgGTGCCTCGCCAACGTCGTCtccccggcgggcggcgacaCGCTCGTGCTCGtgcacgcgcgccgcccgccccccgTCTACGCCGCCATGGACAGCGCAG GGTACATGCTGACCTCGGACGTGCTTGCGAGCGTGGAGCGGCACGCCAGCGCCgtctcggcggcggccgtcgacaAGGCCAGGCGCCTCTGCGCCGGGCACCCGCACGTGGCGGTGGAGACGCTGGTGGAGAGCGGGGACCCGCGGGATGTGATCTGCGACGCCGCCGACAAGGTGGGCGCCGACCTGCTCGTCATGGGCAGCCATGGGTACGGCTTCATCCAGAG GGCGTTCCTGGGCAGCGTCAGCAACCACTGCGCGCAGAACTGCAAATGCCCGGTCCTCATCGTCAAGAGGCCCAAGGAGTAG